Proteins encoded by one window of Dietzia sp. B32:
- a CDS encoding MCE family protein, giving the protein MLGNGSGSRLRAVGALGTVVLLSGAGCSWQGLNSLPLPGAQGKGEGAYEVTIEMPNVTTITRNSPVRVNDVNVGSITAMRVEDYTAIVTISLNEEVRLPANAHAKIGQTSLLGSQHLELFPPPEGDPQGTLADGDVIPLARAGVYPTTEQTLSALSVVLTDGGLAQFETIATELNTALDGREIDANEVLTQLDTTVSGLDDQRADIIAAMEGLDRLSRQINEQNDTLARALAQMPEALTLINDQKQQLTTALVSLGDFGNKANQVIDAGGGQDLVDNLRDLTPVLEGLANAGRDMTRVLSSLITFPFPQAGIDNFLRGDYANLYIHADATMPRLAETMLLGTEFGNRMAGVEGYVGLAPNPFAGADPYSLDVPRPEPAPDGTPAPDGVPAAAGAATAPAQEQTAGDPAPAEPSATPTEEAPR; this is encoded by the coding sequence ATGCTCGGCAACGGATCCGGATCCCGCCTGCGGGCAGTCGGCGCGCTCGGCACGGTGGTCCTGCTCTCGGGGGCCGGGTGTTCGTGGCAGGGTCTCAACTCCCTTCCGCTCCCCGGGGCCCAGGGCAAGGGTGAGGGTGCCTACGAGGTGACGATCGAGATGCCCAACGTCACGACCATCACCCGCAACTCCCCGGTGCGGGTCAACGATGTCAACGTCGGTTCCATCACCGCCATGCGGGTGGAGGACTACACCGCGATCGTCACGATCAGCCTCAACGAGGAGGTCAGGCTCCCGGCCAACGCCCACGCCAAGATCGGGCAGACCAGCCTCCTGGGCTCCCAGCACCTCGAGCTCTTCCCGCCGCCGGAGGGCGACCCGCAGGGCACACTGGCGGACGGTGACGTCATCCCGCTGGCCCGCGCCGGTGTCTACCCGACCACCGAGCAGACCCTGTCGGCGCTGTCGGTCGTCCTCACCGACGGCGGCCTGGCCCAGTTCGAGACCATCGCCACCGAGCTCAACACCGCCCTGGACGGCCGCGAGATCGACGCCAACGAGGTCCTCACGCAGCTGGACACCACCGTCAGCGGACTCGACGACCAGCGTGCGGACATCATCGCCGCGATGGAGGGGCTCGACCGTCTGTCGCGACAGATCAACGAGCAGAACGACACCCTCGCCCGGGCCCTGGCCCAGATGCCGGAGGCGCTGACGTTGATCAATGATCAGAAGCAGCAGCTGACCACGGCCCTGGTCTCGCTCGGCGACTTCGGCAACAAGGCCAACCAGGTCATCGATGCGGGCGGCGGACAGGATCTCGTGGACAACCTCCGCGATCTCACCCCGGTGCTCGAGGGGCTGGCGAACGCCGGGCGTGACATGACCCGGGTGCTCAGTTCGTTGATCACCTTCCCGTTCCCGCAGGCGGGTATCGACAACTTCCTGCGCGGGGACTACGCCAACCTCTACATTCACGCTGACGCGACGATGCCGCGCCTGGCGGAGACCATGCTCCTCGGTACCGAGTTCGGCAACCGGATGGCGGGTGTCGAGGGGTACGTCGGACTCGCCCCGAACCCGTTCGCCGGCGCCGACCCGTACTCCCTCGACGTGCCCCGACCGGAGCCCGCACCCGACGGCACGCCCGCACCCGACGGCGTGCCCGCGGCCGCGGGGGCCGCCACCGCGCCGGCGCAGGAGCAGACCGCCGGGGACCCCGCGCCCGCGGAGCCGTCCGCCACCCCGACCGAGGAGGCACCGCGATGA
- a CDS encoding MCE family protein, with amino-acid sequence MTRLVRIQLTIFAVVTVLALTVMSVSYLKLPTAFGWQRTDVALEMPDTGGLYQNANVSYLGNVIGRVDSVTLTPGHVVANLHFDARADVPENVRAQIRSVSAIGEQYVEFVPEGEPSGELADGSVLGPGRVDMPQGIGPVLDQATVLMASIDDAKMRRVISESFDAFNGSERDLQRFLDSAQLLLEEARSNTDVTRRLIADAEPVLDSQLRSSDSIRAWTRNLADLTDQLRVNEPQLTSIIQRGPDSLARATKVLNDLQPTMPVLVANLVSVGEVGVVYNRSIEQLLVIYPALVSSLITAINGAKDTGEIKVDFNLQINETPPCTTGFLPADQRRSPADLSVPPLMNGIYCKVPQDSQQVVRGARNLPCMEYPGRRAASPAECAANDYQPEGINPPDTSEVGPPGNNPNGWNVVPSSDTGEQEIRTSAAMYDPSTGEYLGADGKTYRQLNLGDAGRLPADADLADILTNGVT; translated from the coding sequence ATGACCCGTCTCGTCAGGATCCAGTTGACGATCTTCGCCGTGGTCACCGTTCTGGCCCTCACGGTCATGTCGGTGTCGTATCTCAAGCTGCCCACGGCCTTCGGATGGCAGCGCACGGACGTCGCCCTGGAGATGCCCGACACCGGCGGCCTCTACCAGAACGCCAACGTCTCGTACCTCGGCAACGTCATCGGTCGTGTCGACTCCGTCACCCTCACACCCGGGCACGTCGTGGCGAACCTGCACTTCGACGCGCGGGCCGATGTCCCGGAGAACGTCCGGGCGCAGATCCGCAGCGTCTCGGCGATCGGTGAGCAGTACGTGGAGTTCGTCCCGGAGGGCGAACCGAGCGGCGAACTGGCGGACGGGTCCGTTCTCGGGCCGGGGCGGGTCGACATGCCCCAGGGGATCGGACCGGTCCTGGACCAGGCCACCGTGCTCATGGCGTCGATCGACGACGCCAAGATGCGACGCGTGATCTCGGAGTCGTTCGACGCGTTCAACGGCTCGGAGCGCGACCTCCAGCGCTTCCTCGACTCCGCCCAACTGTTGCTCGAGGAGGCCCGCTCCAACACGGACGTCACCCGTCGGCTCATCGCCGACGCCGAGCCGGTCCTGGACTCCCAGCTCCGCTCGTCGGACTCGATCCGGGCCTGGACCCGGAACCTGGCGGACCTGACCGATCAGCTCCGGGTCAACGAGCCCCAGCTCACCTCGATCATCCAGCGCGGCCCGGACTCGCTGGCCCGTGCGACCAAAGTCCTCAACGATCTGCAGCCGACCATGCCGGTGCTGGTCGCCAACCTGGTGAGCGTCGGCGAGGTGGGCGTGGTCTACAACCGCTCCATCGAGCAGCTCCTCGTCATCTACCCCGCCCTGGTGTCCTCGCTCATCACCGCGATCAACGGCGCCAAGGACACCGGTGAGATCAAGGTGGACTTCAACCTCCAGATCAACGAGACCCCGCCGTGCACCACCGGCTTCCTCCCGGCCGATCAACGCCGCTCGCCGGCGGATCTCTCGGTGCCGCCGCTGATGAACGGCATCTACTGCAAGGTGCCCCAGGACTCGCAGCAGGTCGTGCGAGGCGCCCGCAACCTGCCGTGCATGGAGTACCCCGGCCGGCGGGCGGCGTCGCCCGCCGAGTGTGCGGCGAACGACTATCAGCCCGAGGGGATCAACCCCCCGGACACGAGCGAGGTCGGTCCGCCCGGGAACAACCCCAACGGGTGGAACGTTGTGCCGTCGTCGGACACCGGTGAACAGGAGATCCGCACGTCGGCCGCGAT